In Saccharolobus solfataricus, a genomic segment contains:
- a CDS encoding ABC transporter permease, producing the protein MGISGKLYSFLYLRGFKVWVSYRTQTVLTVLGWVLPVFTYYFTGTALGNRLVNEVGVSNYTAFFTIGLAFQGYVSSVISTISQRLRNEQLYGTIEYYVISRTGTFGFLLYSALWGLTLNTINAIIILAVGFALNIHYNVNIVSAIVIIVLLILSTLGIGMIAGAVTMVTKQGNPISFFFNTFTNLLGGTVFPVTVLPLYVRYISYGIPLTWALEGLREAFLNGAPITDIAPFIIILTIFDIVLLPLGVFSYNHAFKKAREKGTLGEY; encoded by the coding sequence ATGGGGATAAGCGGAAAACTTTACTCTTTCTTATATTTAAGGGGATTTAAGGTATGGGTATCATACAGAACCCAAACAGTACTAACAGTATTAGGTTGGGTTCTTCCAGTTTTCACATATTATTTCACTGGGACTGCATTAGGAAATAGATTAGTGAACGAAGTTGGAGTAAGTAATTATACAGCGTTTTTCACCATAGGATTAGCTTTTCAAGGGTATGTATCTTCAGTAATTTCAACCATAAGTCAAAGATTACGTAATGAACAACTTTACGGAACCATAGAGTATTATGTTATCTCAAGGACTGGAACGTTTGGATTTTTGCTATATTCTGCACTTTGGGGTCTTACCCTAAATACAATAAATGCGATTATAATTTTAGCCGTAGGATTTGCATTAAATATACACTACAATGTCAATATAGTCAGTGCAATAGTCATTATCGTATTGTTGATATTATCGACTTTAGGTATAGGTATGATAGCTGGTGCTGTTACAATGGTAACAAAACAAGGAAATCCAATTTCATTCTTCTTCAACACCTTTACAAACCTACTTGGAGGGACCGTATTTCCCGTTACAGTACTCCCACTATACGTTAGATATATAAGTTATGGAATCCCGTTAACGTGGGCACTAGAGGGGTTAAGAGAGGCTTTTCTAAATGGGGCCCCAATAACCGATATTGCTCCGTTTATTATAATATTAACTATATTTGACATAGTTCTATTACCACTAGGTGTATTTTCGTATAATCACGCATTCAAAAAAGCTAGAGAAAAAGGTACTCTAGGAGAATACTAA
- a CDS encoding ABC transporter ATP-binding protein — translation MIKTIDISKTFKIKNKEIKAVDDVSFEIERNSTGALVGPNGAGKTTIIKMLSTLIIPSSGDALVNGYSITKEEKKVRESIGLVTVSERLFYYRLTALENLIFFASLQNLSLSDARKRAKEVLEIVGLSEWGNIPYMKFSTGMQRKLALARALITDPPVLLLDEPTLGLDPLSARMFRDLVRRIGRDKTILLTSHYMKDIEELAEKIILLKKGKAIAEGNKDNLKNYLGKVIEVEVNEYPLTLGKYVVQTSTNYYILRIPEKELDELKDYRVIKEEEPSLEDVYIYLIGDVEDSARLEAVRRGGWGGRWG, via the coding sequence ATGATCAAAACAATTGACATCTCGAAGACTTTTAAAATAAAGAATAAGGAAATAAAGGCTGTAGATGACGTGTCCTTTGAAATAGAGAGAAATTCTACTGGAGCTTTAGTAGGGCCAAATGGAGCAGGAAAAACTACAATAATTAAAATGCTTTCGACTCTCATTATACCTAGTTCTGGTGATGCGTTAGTTAATGGTTATAGCATAACTAAAGAGGAAAAGAAGGTTAGAGAATCAATAGGTTTAGTCACCGTAAGTGAAAGGTTATTTTATTATAGACTAACTGCCCTAGAAAACTTAATATTCTTCGCCAGCTTGCAAAACTTATCCCTATCTGATGCTAGGAAAAGAGCAAAGGAAGTATTAGAAATTGTGGGGTTGTCTGAGTGGGGGAACATACCCTACATGAAGTTTAGTACTGGGATGCAGAGAAAATTGGCATTAGCTAGGGCGTTAATAACAGATCCACCAGTTCTGCTATTAGATGAACCTACCTTAGGTTTAGATCCACTATCAGCTAGAATGTTTAGAGATTTAGTTAGAAGAATTGGCAGAGACAAAACTATTCTCCTTACCTCCCATTATATGAAAGATATTGAGGAGTTGGCAGAGAAGATAATACTATTAAAGAAGGGTAAAGCAATAGCCGAGGGAAACAAAGATAATTTAAAGAATTATTTGGGCAAAGTTATAGAAGTAGAGGTCAATGAATACCCATTAACATTAGGTAAATATGTAGTGCAGACTTCCACGAACTACTATATTTTGAGAATACCAGAAAAGGAACTTGATGAACTAAAGGATTATAGAGTAATTAAGGAAGAAGAGCCGTCATTGGAAGACGTATATATATATTTAATAGGAGATGTAGAGGATTCTGCAAGGTTGGAAGCTGTAAGGAGAGGAGGATGGGGAGGAAGATGGGGATAA